One Antedon mediterranea chromosome 1, ecAntMedi1.1, whole genome shotgun sequence genomic window, ATCTATAATTGTAAACATGGGTACTGATGTCTGGCGTAACCTTATTTCACTTAATAAAAAACGCATgagttgtgtaggcctacagatattactactgtatgtattaaATTCTCTCGAGTAAatttatacataaataaatcaCGGAGTTTTTTTTGGTTTATCCAAAATATCGGGATAAATTGCATTGTAGCGGGAGAGCGGGTGATGACTCGAAATTTAGGGGATGTTGACACCCTTCGGTCGGCACGTCGAGTCAATATCCATGGCCTCTTTCGCAAGATTGGCGTCATCGGTACTATACCAGTCACTACCGGTATCCAGAGGTTCTCCTATTGGTCGGATTGGTTAATCAAGAAGTAAAGAGAAGTATGTCGTCATAGTTGATGTGTATTATGATTCAATCAATACATACCTGTACTGTTTGGTTTCAAACGAATGCGATGCCTTAAGTTTCGTCATTAAAATGAAACTAATGTGAAATAAGAAGAAGCAATTCGTCTGTAACACaaagaaataaacataataatatatagaacaatatttatatattacattattgttttttgtaaaCTATCAACTCCAATTGATTGACAATGACAGTTATTTAAAAGAATTCAGATGGATCTGTATGTGGCATAGGCTAGGTAACAACGCTACTGCCTAGTTCACATTTACTTACGTATACTACACCatggagaaaaaaaattgttccaTGGTTACGTCAGCTACTTACTCCGTATGTGTGATAACAAAGTGAGAGGGAATGGACTGAATTGACACCTGTGTAACCAAATAAGCCTCACCATTGCGTACGCTACACATAACCTTAGACTTGCCGTAAGTCTGTAGTTTATTggtttatgttagtccaccagtcggcgtttcgatttttgttcTGAATACTAGGAGCTCATGTATTATActtatgaaacgccatatatgccaacatatttatctttttactaatttcgGTCTAGAACCAAACAACACATAACACCAACTgcacaatataattattgtttctgTATTCAAAATTGTAAAACTTTACTTACCACCAATATGGCAATAACTGGTCCAACAAATATGAATTCAAGGTATTCAACAGAGCCCTTTATGGGTTCACCATTGTCGTCATACAGGTCAGCCCCAACAGATGCCCAACATCTGCAATAAAGAACATAATGGAGTATAAAAGGAGGTTTCAAGAAGTCTCTTAAAACTCGCAGGAGTCTGACTAATGTTTTCCCACTCGCTGGAAAAAAGCCTTTATCCAAATGCAACTAACTAAAGCTTGGTATTATACGCAGAGCACGAAAAAAAGTCGAACATAATAATCAACtctcgcttgtgattggtcaaattaaatTGCGCATACGTCCTACGTTGCATCACAGCTGGAGCCATAATTTAAAACAACGTTAGTCAAGTTTTGATAACTTATTCGCTGCAACAAAAAAACTgaattaatttttattcttaCCCTACGCCAAGTTGAAGTTCACATATTGCATAAACAATAGTAATTATTAACGGAATTCCTGaaaatacaaaagaaattaattaattttgtttatattatttttttctttttattttgtttacagtttTTAATTAGGTGTCGTAACAACAATTTCTTAAGTTAATGCGTTCTATAATTAATGCAAAGTGCCTTTTGTTTTTTTGATAGTGTGTAAAAATACATGTTACATGATTCATGTACATACAAAGTTGTATATTCTTACCCCATCCAATAAGACAATACTTGATAATCGTCATTTTCTCAGGTTTCAGGGCCATGACAACCAAAGTATACAAGTATAGTCCTTCGACAAACATCCAGAAGAAGTTTGTACATTGAGCGTATATGATCAATGTCATCAGAATACGACATACAGTctgaaaattaaagaaaatactATGAAAAAATCCACAATAGAGATACAACATAGATGCAGAAACATACATAAGATAACAACACATAAGATATTCCACTTAATAAAACGTAACGACAAATTTGCATGATGGGAAGAATCAATACTGCACCACGTATGTCAGGACTTTTTGTATCAAAAACAAGTCAAATTTGtaaaaaactaattaaaatattttacttacTAGATTATCCAAACTTTTCTTAATCATCTGATGGTTGCAAAAGAACATTATGTAGAGAAAGAGGAAACTTGCTATGAAATTCCAGTGAATATAATTCCGAAGACATCTCAAACTCCtacaaaacaaatgaaaacattttaagaGTTATATGGTAATAGAACCCGCGCTACTATTGGATGATCTTGACTATTGCTCTTTCTTGGGTTGAGAAAACTGTGTAAATATACACACCAAACTATACGAATTCAACAATGAAATACATCATTATGTTTTTTTCCTGCAACCGTTTGAGAAATTGGATTCTTTTTTTTAACGGTTTGATAAATTAAAGATGTTTGAAATTATTGTACTATAATCAATACTTCTAATTTGCTTTgtgaattatttaattattatcctACGGTAGAATAGACAAGGTGATAGAAAACAGTTTGGCTATATAGTGATGTAGATCGGCTAGGGATAAGAAGAAACTGCGAAATAGTAACAGCAATGGAACGTGTAATTAATTCATAACTAAATtcaatatgtatatttatttcgAGACcgaaaataaactaaattgaatttaattatttctttcACCACTTGATAATCATAACACTTTTGTATAAGCAGTCCACCATACGTTAGAAATGTAGttagaaatgaaaataaataattaattaaagtagATTTGAGCTTTTTACGAAGATAATTGCTCGACCAAGAACAAATTAATAgcattaattaaattaacatCACTTACTTGAAAGATAAGAATATACAGAATGCGATGACAAGAGAAACAAATGACAACGAATAGCCAGCGTATAGAATGACGGTAGCTATGTCCAAGTATACGGCACTCTGAAAGAAAAAACACAAGAAAACAATGACACTTACAAAATAGACAGTTTTAATACAGAAATTAATATGGTACGATATAATTATAAGTAACGCTATGCATgcaattatctttttttttaataattctaaaattaaaatacaaaccaCAGTAACAGCCTGGCAGTTTGTGTAATTAGCTTTATTTGCCCAAGTGCCATTCAAATAACAATTCCTAGTCAcctctgaaataaaaataaaaattccctcaatattatatttgtgtTTTCTGTCCCTTACACTATTAATCCGACAAACTTGGTCAACCTTATTATGAATAAaaagttcattcattcattcattttctttatttcggatagtacatcatatacaaatcaaacaaaaacaaagagaaacaatttatataaagaGAGAAGGATCAGATTATGTATCGATCAGAGATAAAACGTACATTGTATCTTGCCGCCAACGAGTTAAACAGAGGGCAGACCAAGAAAATCTTTTGTTAAAACACGAATTTTTACGGCAATTCAGATATTGATCACAGTTTTGTAAAAACATGAACATTATTGACCACAGAAGAGGTGCTCATATTTGCATATTGACTGCCAACATTGGCATATTGTACAACAGAAGATACATGAGAGTCGTGATTGGATTGTTGGAGAGACCAAAGCGTACGGCCTGCCTACCTGACTTGTATGCGACGCCATTCCAGACTCTTGGGCATTTCAATCGTACTTCACCAGGAGGGCTTGGAGGCCAACATGTGATATTGTCATACAAACTTGGACAGTAACGACCTAAGTATGAGAGCAAGATGATGTTACCCGTTATGTATCTGACCACAGACGCCAAAGTGTTAATCTTAATTTCCAAAACAAAGAAAGTTATGGTAACATATTCATGGAAGAGGTTATGGAACCTCCCCACCACGACTCCAATTAAAGACCCATCTTCAACCTATTTTGATCCATGTCCATACTTAAATAGCGCCCCTATATATACTAATTTAAATCACAATATTACAGGCCTCCCTCCGATTACTTATACTTTTACAATCACTACCTTCGGTTCCGTTTGGCTGCATATCTATTAGGTCTTGCTCTTCATATATTTTCCACAATGTGCATGTTGTAAATTGGGCATTCTCGTCTTCTGGATGTAAGTTCTCTTGATCTAAATATGCCTGTACAACCGGAGCTAGAACTTCCACAGTATACTGATGATCATCGAGTATATCCGATGTTTCATTATCGTAATCCGTGGGTGCCGTGAGTAAATCCGAGACATTGTATTCACCGAATGTACCATCAGAAGACAAGGCGATAGTGATAGTTGCAGCAATCTGAAATATACAATGCAACACATTATGATTAGTAAAGAAGGCAAAGCTTATCACGATTGCTGTATAACAAATAACCATACACATTTTAACTATACATACACACTCACTGTTAGCTATTTATCCGGGTAGGTTAGTTCTTATTTACCCGGGTAAATAACTGAGCCGGAACAGGaccaatgtaggcctatcaccagtCGAATCAtctgtacatactgtattgcacgtaatgatgaaaaaaaatatatttttatactaaTAACCAATTTCTTCTTATTTTGCGGATGTGGGAAAATGGTAGTCCCTCTATAATATCAAGCAGATTTAGGTTCCCTATTTCATGAATATGTGAATAGGGCGGGAGTGTCATTTTTAAGCACCCAAAGGAGCTTAATTCTTCCGAGCACATAAAGGGGCCTAAATTCTTCTGAGGACCTAAACAAGCATATTTTTTTCAGAGCACATAAAGAAGCCTAATTCTTCAGAACACCAAAAAGAGCCTACATGTTATTCTTCAGAGCACATACAAGAGCTTAATTCTCATACGAACATAATTCTCTAGAGCACCGAAATAGCTTAATAAAGTGCCAATTTATTAGAGCACTGAAATTGCTTAATTCTTGAGATCCCAACTCTTCCAACTAAACAGCCCCATACTTCCTGAAGTTAAACAGGTTTTTGAAACTACTATATAGTTTGCCCCAGCTCAAGAGACAGCACAGTATATTAAGCtatgttattaaattatacGACGGAACGAGGGACGTACGTACTGTAGTTTGTAATTCGTCAAAACACTTTCGCGACGATACCAATGATGATATTGTTAGCAAGCAACTCATTGATAAGATACCGAACCCTGCAATCTAAACGAAATGAACACTTGACTTTTCTATATTTAGAAGTAATTATATTTACTATCCACGATATACAAATACACTATATGATTGAAAGATATGTACAAATATCTTGCTATGCCATTTACTGTGGTGCACCGTGTTTTAAAATACATACTCTGagttataatattgtaatgaaTGTATGAGTACATAGTGTGGTTTCTCTgctggacgcaacgcaacgcaaagcACATCCTAAATGGGCCAATCACATACAACAGTTCTGATAGTCCTTCGCTTTTGATTGATCACATTTTCTGCGTTGTGTGTACACGTTATTGAATTGCGTCTGAGGAACCAACTTTAAAGCTTGATTCCTACTCGGAGGAAAGACGTAAGCGCACCGCAATCAATAATTGTCCGATCACGCGTTGTGTTTTTTACGTCTTTGGGTTGCGTTCGAACAGGAACCAAGCTAAGCAGGGAGGTAGATAGGAGAGAGGCGTTGGAACTATTTTTGACAATCCATGGAGGTTTTTATTGGTTCAACATCAATATGTGCTTCGAAGGAATGTCGACAACATTAATGAGGCATAATGATGGTGTTCATTAAAATATGCTCTCCAACAAAATATGTTCCTCTTCATAAATTAATCAGCCACTGATTTGAAGAGCTTATTACCCCGCTCTATATTTGTATACCATGGTCATCCATACTATAATACACTGTTCATATTAAAATGTGCCACAAAAAGAACGAGCGACACCAGGCTGCTGTACATCCTACCATTCTATGGTATTCGAGTCCTGTGCAAATGCTCGGGTTTTAAATCTGGAAAACTGTTTATTATCCCCATGGGACGCGATCAGCGCCAAAACCGTTCAGAAACAAAGTATGACGAACTATTTTGTACTATTCCTactgaaaacaaaatacagttttaaaataaactaagTGATAACATTAATTTTAGCATTAACAGTTCACTTACGTCACGTCATACGCGGTTGTATTCTTTCAAGCTATAGCTAAATGCATTATTATGGGGTTGTGAGGGCCTCATGAGAATAATTTGGACGTCAAATTGTTGAAATGCGAACAGATAATAAGGACACATCCATCCTTCAACTGTGTAGTTGATAAGATGTGGATACTGCCTTTATGCATAGGatatttttacaataacaatagcctaataaaaataacaataattacaataatttaaaataaataataactacaCAGTATAGTAATGACTATAATTtgtatgtgtttaaatttcaaatgtaaatatgtatatttttctatgatgtatgtttaagcggatattagcccttgatggcatttgcagcaataaagaaatttaattgaattgaactcTTAACGCGTGGAATTATCTATGTTAAccaacacatttaaaatttagatTTTGAATTAAAAAGTACCACaggaaaataacaattactGCCACTCCTCTCAACATTCAATGTCCTGCTGCTTTCCGCTTTCACTTGCATTAATGAAAGTAGGCCATCAAGTTATTGATTCCTATCAATCTTTAGTAAACGAATGGAAGGTGTTCCGAGGGCTaatttaagaataaaaatagGTTGTAGGCGCTGTAGAGGTACaatcaaatcaatattattttattttcctaTTGAAATATGATACAATAGGCTACAAGTAGGCCATAAagtaattcaaataaaataaatcctttcttaaattataacaataaatgaGAATGTTTTAATCAGTAGAATATTAGATTGTCCAGCACTGATTCCACATTcgtaaacatttttaatcataGAGATAAATAGAGGGAAATTACGTGTACGAGCGTAAACGGGTACGGTATATAATCATAATAAACCGTTGGAGGCGCTAATTTTCCAATATTTATACGAGCGAAAATTGTGTTATTTTAAatgcttttatttaaattctttatAACTCTACAACATGCATAAACATagagaaatacattttgtttacaatcaATATGGTACCCAACTCGCCACTTTTAGTAACTTCATCATTTCCATTATCATTCCACCagtgatatttttaaaattgaaatatccCCGATAGTCTATAGTGATCTGTGAGCAAAATTTACTAAATTCATACAACTAAGATTCAAATAGTTAGTGGTTGAAGTTATTCATATTTACTCTAGAACTACTTAGGGTGCAAAGGTTACACCTTGTTTGCGCTAGCTATTTTTATAGGAATGATTGCAATGAGAAATATTGAGTTCAGGTTCCCAGATTCGGCTGACTTTTGCATGAAGCTGAAAGTCAATAATATTTACTACATTCATACTACAAAACCAAACATATCTTGacgattaaaaattaaatgaaaatatgtattaataatCTTCCTTAATTTAACTGTGAATTGAAGACATTCTAATTGGTCCTCTACGGAGACCCACATCGGCCATAGTGCAGCGCCTACTATCAACATACCGGAGATGATCAACATACCGGAGATGATCCCTAATCTCGAATTTATAAAGTTATTCTAAAGTATGTgatgtctgtctgtctgtcggacTATGTTTTTTGGAAACGATATAATACAAACTATGATAAAAGCAGTGATTTATGTTGTTATTTTGTAGAAACTGATAATCATAAGTTATGATTAAGTCGATTataatagagaaaaaaaaattgaaactaTATCAATCTATTCTTCTTTCTCAAATTTCAAAAGGTTTATAACACCTAATTTACCGTTAATTAAGTTTCTCATATACAAATTAAACGTTAAGAGATAGATTTAGAATACAGAACATTATTGATCAGACCCAGAGAGTGCTTTAATCAAGTAATATCAACAAGCATGATTACCTTTACTGTACAAGTATGTAGTTTTCAGAATATTATACTTTGATGATACAAATCAAGAGAGACGGCAATGCTATGCATGCTGTGGATTTTATTTTACCTAAAGTGAAGTAAGGAGGCGGGTGTTTACAGTATACTCATCTGTCCCTTTTCCATTTGACGAAAATGTGTTGAGACCGCCAATTCATTCCATGTATTAATAAGAAAGATGCTCTGCAAAACCACAACGGTATGAAACCCATACTTCCGCTATGTAAGTAGTAAAAAAATGGACccatcaattttattttgaggGGTGTCCAATAAGAGCAAAATGGCATTCCAGTTTATCCATGTATGAAACGCCTCACCAGGAGCATTTTCTAGGAAGTGCCATATTATCgataataaattaaagaaatgcCAGTGGGTAAGAAATGATCTTTTAAAGCAAAAACACACTCAACTCGTTGGCATTTAGAGCTGCTGTAGTTTATAACGTGTCGTACGGTTTAGCATGAAGTATAGTTTTATACCGTGTTGTTACAAGAAAGTCAATGGCATCGTATATTGACTGAAGTCTTTCTATAATTTAATTACTTCAACAGAGCTCAGTAAACACCCTGTTTCAATGAAAAGAAGTGTGGAGTATTCATTAACTAGTACTGTACCAGTAATTATTTCTTCGTTTGgaaatacaaatacattacGACCCAAAGACACATGTTACTCGCTGTTAACATGAAAAGTGCGATAGCTATTACCATGGAAGAATGAAAATAATTTCACTCTTTTCTGCTATTATTACAAAGTGCCACGATTATTACTAAGTGCGACTTAACATACGCTCGACGGTAACGAGGGCCTCGGTTATTTATACTCGGAATGTGTGAATTGATGAATATGCCTTATGTCTATAATAGATTATAGAATAACGGAAAAGTGTGTAGGCATATAATTATGATTGCTTTCAGTGTCAATATTACATATCAAGTTGTaatctataatattatataataatgacactttttaaatttttatcttCCCGACCTTTCCTTTTTTGCCTTtctatttacatttatatatttattctttattcaattttaactattgtaatatatttttactttatgtTTTATGTCGTATTGTTGAGGGCCCCTTAAAATCAGCTTCTGCTGGCTGGGTCACCCACCCTCTTGAACGAtagttaaataaataactaaataaatatggGGCCTACGTGGTTGATTGCTGGATTTGTTGACCAATCGGCAGcgatattttaaactttatttaatcTGGTGGgaatattatataacaatttCGTATTGTTATGTATGTACTATACACAGGACTAGATAATTTCCTTTGTAACGGTTTAGCCTAAGTAATCTTTTTAAAGTACGTTATTTGTTACAGAATAGACATTTAGTCTCATTTcgatttcttttttattcattcGATCTATTAATAGAAATCATCGGAAGAGACTGCAGTAAAAAAATACCGGGTACTATCAGGTAATCTGATTTTGATAATAACTTGATAACAATGCCAATGGTGATGGTAATGTGAACGTATTATTAGCGGTTCGCTTCCTTTATTATACAC contains:
- the LOC140056641 gene encoding corticotropin-releasing factor receptor 2-like, whose amino-acid sequence is MMLSSITYVFIAATITIALSSDGTFGEYNVSDLLTAPTDYDNETSDILDDHQYTVEVLAPVVQAYLDQENLHPEDENAQFTTCTLWKIYEEQDLIDMQPNGTEGRYCPSLYDNITCWPPSPPGEVRLKCPRVWNGVAYKSEVTRNCYLNGTWANKANYTNCQAVTVSAVYLDIATVILYAGYSLSFVSLVIAFCIFLSFKSLRCLRNYIHWNFIASFLFLYIMFFCNHQMIKKSLDNLTVCRILMTLIIYAQCTNFFWMFVEGLYLYTLVVMALKPEKMTIIKYCLIGWGIPLIITIVYAICELQLGVGCWASVGADLYDDNGEPIKGSVEYLEFIFVGPVIAILVTNCFFLFHISFILMTKLKASHSFETKQYRKALRGIVLLLPLLGVTGIVYVFNTGGGNHPSVVISNALLHSFEGFFVVLIYVFCNQEVKRVIKRKIHHWREEQSLPTRQVSRRGSHSRQNSIVSAMYAKHNGDNNVVFDKARNNSKVGCCNFTKTQKNEGYNMMTANSFDASTRQSSLDGITSEKCFTKPGFESISEVSTGQENSYSKSENSVVYHEKHPDTNQNLKVVSNNGSVNKLPTYSESNDSGLKAVEINLTPSKEKDILTNKEQCRESSEPEDEQEALLQNRLTDEAEPRPADDCVGDGDTEYSALMTKETDDTSLSDELCLDVKHKNSMIIPKGLAIGTQL